The stretch of DNA ggcATAGAACTTCTTCAACATaagatataatatatgaatatgactttttctcttAAGTTATCTAGCTTAGTTAGTTATGGAAACAAGTAGTAAAGTTTTATGACAATAATATTCTTACCTGGTGGAACATAACCAATTGACCCCTTTAATCCAATAGTACTACTTTGTTCACCAATTGGATCTCCAATTGTGCGTGAATAAAGTCTTGATATACCAAAGTCTCCAACATGAGCAGTTAAGTCTTTGTCAAGTAGAATGTTACTTGGCTTTAGATCACAATGAACAACCGTCGGTTCACAATCATCATGGAGATAATGCAACACAGAAGCTACATCAATTGCAATGTTTAACCTTTGAAGAACACTTAGAACGGTTGTCCTTGCATTAGATGAATGTGTGTGCAACCACATATCCAAATCCCCATTTTCCATGAACTCATAAACCAAAGCTTTGAATTCATTACCTACGAAATCACAACTGGAGCAGCAAGTCAAAATTGGAACAAGATTCCGGTGGCGTATGTTCCTCAACACTTTACATTCTGCAAGAAAGCTCTTTGTAGCTCCATTTTTTAAAAGGTCAAGTACCTTCACCGCAATTGTATGTTCTCCTCCACGTTGCTCATATCTTCCTTTGTAAACGGAGCCAAAACTTCCCGAACCGACCAAATTTGTCTCAGAGAAACCATCAGTAGCTTGATGCAGGTCTCTATAGGGGATTTTGGAAAGCTTTTCAACTTTGGATGGCTTCAATGAATccatcctttttcttttcctccAACACAATGTTAGAAAAGCAATGAATGATGCAAACACAAGAGCCGAGCAAATACATGGCAAGATAACAATCATAAGCTTTAAATGCTTtatgtgttttgttttcttgaCAGGACATGGAGGCAGCTTTAGCTCAGGTATACCACCGCATAGCTTTTTGTTTCCAAGCAATGATACATTGGTTGCCTCTGAAAACACTCCAACTGTTGGTACCTCCCCCTCTAGATCATTGAAAGAAAGGTTCAAATATTGCAAGAGAGGGAGCTTTTGGAGGTCTCTTGGTATCTCTCCAGTCAACTTGTTGCTTGAGATATCCAAATGTGTAATGCTTTTTAAGGAAACCAAAGAAGGCGGGACTTTACCTTCAAAGAGATTATCATGCATATCAAGATATTCAAGGCTCAAACAATCTCCAATTGTATCTGGAATTTTGCCCGACAATTTGTTTCCAGAGATATCTAAGGCATTTAGTGTTTTCAATTTGCCCACGGCGGGAGATAACGGGCCAGTGAATGAATTACTTGAAAGGTCAAGGTACTTAGACAAAGATGGCAAATTAAAAACTTGTTGAGGAACGGTGCCATCTAGTTTGTTATTGTTCATGTACCATTCATTCAAATTCCTGAAGTTTTCCACATTTGAGGGTATATTGCCATCAAAATTGTTGTTATCCAAAACAAGTAAAGCTAGAGAAGTAAGGTTATAAAGAGTGATTGGCATTTTTCCAGATAATTGGTTTCGATCAAGACCCAAAGCTTGTAGTTTATGCATTTCACCTATCTCACTAGGAATAACACCTGATAATAGATTGCCACTTATAGAAAAACCGATCAAGCTAactagattttttattgctcCGGGTATTGTACC from Ipomoea triloba cultivar NCNSP0323 chromosome 7, ASM357664v1 encodes:
- the LOC116024987 gene encoding probable LRR receptor-like serine/threonine-protein kinase At3g47570, giving the protein MNHLTGRIPHEITGCWDLNILSLGGNNFTGRLSPSFFNMTSLQIFSVFLNSLEGTIPSYIGDTMPNLEAFYFGANKFHGTIPISFPNASKLQLLDLGGNHLIGKVPDNIGRLKDLQTLYLLYNLLGSNDPLNDLAFITSLSNCSNLNMFSISQNRFEGKLPNTIANHSSKLHYLYLGDNKIFGTIPGAIKNLVSLIGFSISGNLLSGVIPSEIGEMHKLQALGLDRNQLSGKMPITLYNLTSLALLVLDNNNFDGNIPSNVENFRNLNEWYMNNNKLDGTVPQQVFNLPSLSKYLDLSSNSFTGPLSPAVGKLKTLNALDISGNKLSGKIPDTIGDCLSLEYLDMHDNLFEGKVPPSLVSLKSITHLDISSNKLTGEIPRDLQKLPLLQYLNLSFNDLEGEVPTVGVFSEATNVSLLGNKKLCGGIPELKLPPCPVKKTKHIKHLKLMIVILPCICSALVFASFIAFLTLCWRKRKRMDSLKPSKVEKLSKIPYRDLHQATDGFSETNLVGSGSFGSVYKGRYEQRGGEHTIAVKVLDLLKNGATKSFLAECKVLRNIRHRNLVPILTCCSSCDFVGNEFKALVYEFMENGDLDMWLHTHSSNARTTVLSVLQRLNIAIDVASVLHYLHDDCEPTVVHCDLKPSNILLDKDLTAHVGDFGISRLYSRTIGDPIGEQSSTIGLKGSIGYVPPEYGIGAKASTFGDVYSYGILLLEMFTAKRPTDALFMNGGCESLYEYVEAALSEHVMKIVDPLLLACLESNLRIRQDEELENDGNLVEIQESKVHNFFISIFKIGLTCASRSPMDRMHMNDVSRELHKIKKVFFA